A single region of the Coregonus clupeaformis isolate EN_2021a chromosome 16, ASM2061545v1, whole genome shotgun sequence genome encodes:
- the LOC121584831 gene encoding protein dispatched homolog 3-like, with protein MDLEDEPLLFQSSWDAEKEEEREEEGGESDTQTNGRSSTTGGNRVWGAMGWVYTQPWVSGVVLGVGVFLPCALSAYMFLYCPPLDIDLSYSAFEVHSHFSAERFDALTIAIKTQLGSWDRRRRDVDHYDSTALQELLLDMLGRQGDGTSNRTSHGGLNSKSLKNKMFKRVVMQQRGDALSRQETARHGEARGGKVEVWEEEKNTTNLGKSESRESIEGEGDSERSQTRMRRFAPNYSYLQSQALWRMELVFVAQGGGDNNIFTPERLRTIHHIERLLMQHPQFQQFCWKPLEVLRDLPLGPSYCSPPSSLLSYLFPSEQGGRIYYDGMGPDLADIHGALSLAITHPQFYWYVDESLAPDRLSSSLLRSEIQFGAPLPSYCSLQDRPEEQRSRFRNFVVQYADILAQQSTSQVKVLYGGTELFDNEVRQTFHSDMLLALISGGCITLLVYFLTSFSMFLTFFGLTSIGLSCLVALFLYHVVFGVRYLGILNGVAAFVIIGIGVDDVFVFMSTFRQASHLVHPVQRMVYTVKTAGRATFLTSFTTAAAYAANTFSQIPAVHDFGLFMALIVSCCWLWVSILMPAALCIWTQCVDPQENACLKWWKALAGLSVSHSPLSDEDDDVALLSVEMEPGSCDTDVDAAILSLSVETSLSSPEQGTSGVVSAYLQWALRHWVAEPAVEKRNVILGIYILVLLLSAGCCCLLRPATHAPLLFRPDTNLQTLLGLRNNLSAQGVSCHMCSGLFMEKPHLLHSPTHTTPSMAGFNPQQHTQSPSNSTLQSPITPSTSSITTGPLLTVYVSKLDMGTSITLYRFSLNTSMPSPWKGLSPKNGEVPSFQAYIEPHSNFSMHMTVCVSHVYHPHPRWLITSQSCDPRHGWRSEFSFYVASAEQQHSRRLYFAQHKLSPHPSRVCAEPPGCVISSGPDGPTRGSFYTPLPTDSTSTKRSKTSGFNPCSGGGCGQPAVRPLVDTGAMVFVVFGILGVNRTQRTDNHVIGDMGSVIFDPNFDIFQEIGHLCQICKVISANKQLVKPGGAQCLPSGNKLSSILPLLHPDCHSLPEPNLLPGQLSHGAVGTHGGRVRWLSMAFESTTYKGKSSFQTRSDFLQWETFLQEQLSALPESSALRRGFQTCEHWKQIFMEIIGVESALCSLLLSLAICVAAVSVFTAHTLLLLPILLTILGVICLVVAIMYWLGWELGAVEAISLSILVGSSVDYCLHLVEGYLLAGETLPATLGHTMDLSAKRQRRTLDAVNHVGVAIVSSAVTTVISTVPLFFCVIVPFAKFGQIVAINTVVSILFTLTVTAAMLATMGPANFHRPPGAVLKASLAVLGTTAFGVALCWAGGQLGPVPGTQ; from the exons ATGGACTTGGAAGACGAGCCATTGTTATTCCAGAGCAGCTGGGATGCTGAGAAAGAAGAGGagcgagaggaggagggtggggagTCAGATACACAGACTAATGGGAGGAGCAGCACCACTGGAGGCAACAGGGTGTGGGGGGCGATGGGCTGGGTCTACACACAACCCTGGGTGAGTGGGGTTGTCCTGGGAGTTGGAGTCTTTCTCCCCTGTGCCCTCTCTGCCTACATGTTCCTATACTGCCCCCCATTGGACATAGACCTTTCCTACAGTGCCTTTGAGGTTCATAGCCACTTCTCCGCTGAGCGGTTTGATGCACTCACCATTGCCATAAAGACTCAGTTGGGGTCCTGGGACAGACGCAGGCGTGACGTGGACCACTATGACTCTACTGCTCTACAGGAGCTGCTGTTGGACATGCTGGGTAGGCAGGGAGATGGAACATCCAACAGGACATCACATGGAGGGCTGAACTCGAAATCTCTGAAAAATAAAATGTTCAAAAGAGTAGTAATGCAACAGAGAGGAGATGCCCTGAGTCGGCAAGAGACTGCGAGGCATGGAGAGGCTAGGGGTGGTAAAGTAGAGGTATGGGAGGAGGAAAAAAATACAACTAATTTAGGAAAATCTGAGAGTCGTGAGTccatagagggagagggagacagtgagagatCTCAGACTAGGATGCGCAGGTTTGCTCCCAACTACTCATACCTGCAGAGCCAGGCCCTGTGGAGGATGGAGCTGGTTTTTGTAGCTCAGGGTGGGGGGGACAACAACATCTTCACCCCAGAGCGTCTCCGCACCATCCACCACATAGAGCGCCTGCTCATGCAGCATCCCCAGTTCCAGCAGTTCTGTTGGAAGCCTCTGGAGGTCCTGAGAGACCTGCCCCTGGGCCCCTCCTACTGCTCCCCTCCAAGCTCCCTCCTCTCCTACCTCTTCCCCAGTGAACAGGGAGGCAGGATCTACTACGACGGCATGGGACCCGACCTGGCTGACATCCATG GTGCTCTGAGTCTAGCGATCACCCACCCACAGTTCTACTGGTATGTGGATGAGAGTCTGGCCCCTGACcgactctcctcctctctcctgcgcAGTGAGATCCAATTTGGAGCTCCGCTGCCCTCTTACTGCTCCctccaggaccggcctgaggagcaGAGAAGCCGCTTCAGGAACTTTGTGGTTCAGTACGCTGACATCCTGGCTCAGCAGTCCACCAG CCAGGTGAAGGTGTTGTATGGGGGCACAGAGCTGTTTGATAACGAGGTGAGACAGACCTTCCACAGTGACATGTTGCTGGCGCTGATCAGTGGAGGCTGCATCACTCTGCTGGTCTAtttcctcacctccttctcaa TGTTCCTGACATTCTTTGGGCTCACTAGCATTGGTCTGAGCTGCCTGGTGGCTCTCTTCCTCTACCATGTGGTCTTTGGGGTGAGATACCTGGGCATCCTCAATGGAGTTGCAGCCTTTGTGATCATTGGCATTG GTGTGGATGATGTGTTTGTGTTCATGAGTACCTTCAGACAGGCTTCCCACTTAGTCCATCCAGTCCAGAGGATGGTGTACACGGTGAAAACAGCTGGCCGGGCCACCTTCCTCACCTCCTTCACCACCGCAGCCGCATACGCTGCTAACACCTTCTCACAG ATTCCGGCCGTGCATGACTTTGGCCTGTTCATGGCCCTCATCGTCAGCTGCTGCTGGCTTTGGGTGTCCATCCTCATGCCCGCTGCCCTGTGTATCTGGACCCAGTGTGTTGACCCCCAGGAGAATGCCTGTCTCAAATG GTGGAAGGCACTTGCAGGACTGTCAGTGAGCCACAGTCCTTTGTCAGATGAGGATGACGATGTGGCCCTACTGTCAGTGGAGATGGAGCCAG GCTCCTGTGACACAGATGTAGATGCAGCCATTCTGTCCCTGTCAGTGGAGACCTCTCTCTCATCACCAGAGCAGGGGACTTCAGGCGTGGTCAGCGCTTACCTTCAGTGGGCTCTGAGGCACTGGGTGGCAGAGCCAGCCGTGGAGAAACGTAACGTCATTCTAG GAATCTACATCCTGGTCCTGTTGCTGTCTGCTGGCTGCTGCTGCCTCCTGCGGCCGGCAACTCACGCCCCGTTACTGTTTCGTCCAGACACCAACCTCCAGACTCTACTGGGACTGAGGAACAACCTCAGTGCCCAGGGCGTATCCTGCCACATGTGCTCTG GTCTGTTCATGGAGAAACCTCATCTTCTGCACAGCCCTACCCATACTACCCCCTCCATGGCTGGGTTTAACCCCCAACAACATACACAGAGCCCTTCAAACTCAACTCTACAGAGCCCAATCACACCAAGCACTTCCTCCATCACAACAG GGCCTCTGCTGACAGTGTATGTCTCTAAGCTGGATATGGGCACTTCTATCACTCTGTACCGCTTCTCTCTGAATACTAGCATGCCCTCGCCTTGGAAAGGCCTCAGTCCCAAGAATGGAGAAGTTCCATCCTTTCAG GCGTACATTGAACCTCACAGCAACTTCAGCATGCACATGACTGTGTGCGTGTCCCATGTGTACCACCCCCACCCTCGCTGGTTGATCACTTCCCAGTCATGTGACCCACGCCACGGCTGGAGGTCAGAGTTCAGCTTCTATGTGGCATCGGCTGAGCAGCAGCACAGCAG GAGGCTGTACTTTGCCCAGCACAAGCTTAGTCCTCATCCCAGCCGAGTGTGTGCAGAACCACCTGGTTGTGTGATCAGCTCCGGGCCTGACGGACCCACACGAGGCTCCTTCTACACACCGCTCCCCACAG ATTCCACCTCAACCAAAAGGTCCAAGACCTCCGGTTTTAACCCCTGTAGTGGAGGTGGCTGTGGCCAGCCAGCAGTCCGTCCTCTGGTTGACACTGGTGCCATGGTGTTTGTGGTGTTTGGAATACTGGGAGTCAACCGCACCCAACGCACAGACAACCACGTCATTGGGGACATG GGCAGTGTGATATTTGATCCAAACTTTGATATCTTCCAAGAGATTGGACACCTCTGCCAAATCTGTAAAGTCATCAGTGCTAATAAACAGCTTGTGAAGCCGGGAGGAGCCCAATGTTTACCCTCCG gcaACAAGCTTTCTTCTATCCTGCCCTTACTCCACCCAGACTGCCACTCCCTCCCTGAGCCCAACCTGCTGCCAGGCCAGCTGTCCCATGGGGCCGTGGGGACGCACGGTGGCAGAGTGCGCTGGCTCTCCATGGCCTTTGAGTCT ACCACCTACAAGGGGAAATCCTCTTTCCAGACTCGCTCAGACTTCCTCCAGTGGGAGACCTTCCTACAAGAGCAGCTCTCAGCTCTCCCAGAATCCTCTGCTCTACGGAGAGGTTTCCAGACCTGTGAGCACTGGAAGCAGATCTTTATGGAAATCATAG GTGTGGAGAGCGCCCTCTGCAGTCTGCTCCTGTCCCTGGCCATCTGTGTGGCAGCTGTGTCTGTTTTCACTGCCCATACACTTCTGCTGCTGCCTATACTGCTCACCATCCTGG GGGTCATCTGTCTGGTGGTGGCCATCATGTACTGGCTGGGCTGGGAGTTGGGGGCTGTGGAGgccatctctctgtccatcctAGTGGGCTCCTCAGTGGACTACTGCCTGCACCTGGTGGAGGGCTACCTGCTGGCTGGGGAGACCTTACCAGCCACACTAGGACACACTATG GATCTGTCAGCTAAAAGGCAGAGACGGACCTTAGATGCAGTGAACCACGTGGGAGTTGCCATAGTGTCCAGTGCTGTCACCACGGTCATTTccactgtccctctcttcttctgtgTCATCGTGCCTTTTGCTAAATTTGGTCAGATCGTGGCCATAAACACAGTAGTGTCCATCTTGTTCACCCTGACTGTGACAGCAGCCATGTTGGCCACCATGGGCCCTGCCAACTTCCACAGGCCTCCCGGTGCCGTGCTGAAGGCCAGCCTGGCAGTACTGGGCACCACAGCCTTTGGCGTTGCCCTGTGCTGGGCAGGAGGGCAACTTGGACCAGTCCCTGGCACACAGTAG